TATAGACTGTTTTCTCACCACACCTTTACCGGAGTAATTCACATTTAACCCCTTATTTTCAAGAATAAAGAGCGCATCTCTCAAGGGTAATCCTGAAACATCTGGTACCGATGGAGCATCCATGTCATTATTTTCCCATTGCACTGGCTCAGCATTTGAAACCGTTCTTACCCACTGTTCAGCATTCGCTGGATTCGCTTTCACTCCCAGCTCTTCAAATATTTCATTTAGCTCTTCTCCTCTACCCGCTCTCGTGAAGGGGTATTTAGGATTGACGTTGTCTTCAGCGATAAATATTTCCTTTTGATTATGAGGATTTAACTCTAAGTCCAAAGCGTATATTCTATCTGCGATTTCTTTGAAAACTGGGGCAGAGACATCCCCCCCATAGGCAGCAAAACCTTTTGGATTATCGATTACCACGATCATGGAATACTTTGGTCGATCTGCAGGGAAATAGCCTGCGAAACTCGTGTAATACTTACGAGTATATTTTCCATCCACCAATTTCTGTGCGGTTCCTGTCTTACCCGCTATCTTATAATCTGCATCGACAATATTTCTTGCTGTTCCTCGATCTACAACTCCTTCTAAAAGTTCCTGCAACTGCTTAATCGTTTTATCAGAAGCTATTTGCTGACGGATTACCTCGGTTTCATATAGTTTCTCGATGGTATTTCCACGAACTATGGATTTTACAATCATAGGTTTTACCATAGTACCACCATTTGCCACCGCATTATATAAAGAGAGGGTATGTATTGGATTAAGCTTAATTTCATAGCCAATGGAAATCCAAGGCAAGGATGTCCCATACCAGTTTTTATCTCCGGGAGTCTTGAAATAGGGCTTACCTTCTCCTATCAACTGAAATCCTAATGGCTCTTTTAAACCCACTTTATCCAGATAGGCCATAAATTTGGAAGGACTGGAACCAAAGTATTCATCCACCAATTTGGAAATTCCCACATTGGAAGACTTTTCGAAAGCTTCTCGAACGGTCAATGTTCCATAGCCTCCATTTTTGGCATCTCTCATGGTGCGATCGTAAAATCTATGAGCTCCATTTCCTGTCTCTACCTTATCATTCAGGCTTACTTTGTTTTCTTCCAAAAGAGCCAACATAGAAAGTAGCTTGAAAGTGGATCCTGGCTCTGTATTACCTTGATCACCGATCGCGTAATTGTAGTTCTCTCCGTAACCATTTCCACTTTTATTTCTTTGCAGGTTGGCGATGGCCTTGATCTCTCCGGTTTTCACTTCCATGACGATCACGGATCCAAACTCAGCTTCACGATCTTCCAATTGTCTAAGGAGTGCAGTTTCGGCTACATCCTGAATATTGACATCTAGAGTAGTTACCACATCAAAACCATTTTCAGGCTTTACATCTTCCGCATCAAAAACAGGTTTCCAGCTACCTCCAGCAAGTCTTTGAAATAAGGCTTTACCATCAGTACCTCTTAAAAATTCATTGAAGGAATATTCGATCCCTGCGCCATACTCGTCTTCATTTAAGAATCCAACCGTACGACTAGCTAGGGAATTAAAAGGTCTATATCTTTTCTCAACTTTTTCAAAAAGGACACCACCACCTAATCGGCCACCTCTGAAAATTGGCCATTTGGCCATTTGCTGCATATCCTGATATCCGATCTGTTTTCTATTTAAAACGATATAGCGTTTGTGATCCTTTCTTGCGTCAGTGATCATTCGCTTATACGCTTTTGCAGACTTGTCTTTATAAAACCCCGATAGGAAAACAGAGAGAGAGTCAATTTTTGCTTTGAAGCGATCTTCTTTGACAATGGTAGGATCCAGAGCCACTCGATAAAAAGGTAGACTTGTCGCTAACAAGCTTCCATCTCCGGCATAAATATTCCCACGCGTCGCAGCAACTTCCCTGTACTGAAAGTTGATAGTTTCTGCTTTTTCTCTCCACTTATCGCCTTTGTCCAATTGCAACTGGGCAACACGATATGGAATCGCGGCTGCAACCAGCGCTACAAGGATGAATACCACCCTCACTCGGAGCAATATGGAGCGTTTTATATTCACTTCTCTATTTCGATCTTTATCGGCGGTTCATTTAATTCCTCTATTTCCTGTGCAGCCACTTTTTTAGCCACTTCAGACTGCATGCTACTCAACATGTATTCTGCTTCCAGCGTAGTCACATCTGCCCGAAGGTCTTCTACTTCCTGCTGTGCTTTTTCTATTTTCCTGACCATGTTTTCAGCACGGTGATTACTCCATATATAGACTAGTGCCAATAAGACCACAAAGCCTATTGGCGGAACCAACTGCACAGGTACTCCCTCACCCAAAAGTCCGGTCACGTTCAATTTTTCCTCAATCCAAGTGAAAATGGTTTTTCGAGGACCACTCGCTTTTTTCTGAGTATTCGACTTCTTCAGCTTCTTTTTAAACGTATTTTGACTCATTTTCCTGTCTTTTTAGCTACTCTTAGCTTCGCACTTCTAGCCCTTGGATTTCTTGCCACCTCTTCTTCATCAGCGATGACCGCCTTTCTTGTCACTGGCTCCAATGGGCGAATCATATTTCCATAAAAGTCCTTTTCTACTTCTCCCTGAAACTTTCCTTTTTGGATCAAATTCTTCACAAGCCGGTCTTCCAAGCTGTGGTAACTCATCACCACAAGTCTTCCCTCAGGCTTCAATAGATCAACCGAGTCGAGCAACATCTCCTCCAAAGCACCCATTTCATCATTCACTTCTATCCTGAGCGCCTGAAAAACCTGAGCGTAATATTTAAAGTCTTTTCCCCTTGGGGCATATTTTTTTAGGAAAGCCGTAAATCCTTCCGTGGTCTCAAATGGTTGAGCAGCTCGCTCAGAAACAACCGCTTGGGCCAATGTCTTGGCATTTCTTATTTCTCCATAAATCCCAAAAACCTTATGTAGCTGATGTGCCTCATAGGTATTCAAAACTTCTTTTGCAGATAATTCGGCAGATTGATTCATCCTCATATCCAAGTCTCCACTAAAGCGGGTAGAAAATCCACGGCTTGGTTCATCAATTTGATGAGATGAAATCCCCAAGTCAGCTAAGATCCCGTCCACTTTTTTCACCCCATGTAATCTGAGGTACCTTTTCAGATCTCTGAAATTGGCCTGGACAAAAGTGAAGTTTTCGCTTTCTGGGATATTGGCAATGGCATCCTCATCTTGATCAAAACCATATAGGTGCCCTTTATCCAAATGTTTTAGGATTTCCCTTGAATGTCCACCACCACCAAAAGTGACATCGACATAGATTCCGTTAGGATCTATAGCCAAGCCTTCAGTGCATTGGGGTAGCATGACTGGGATATGGTAAACAGACTCTGTCATGGCTTTAGGAGAGGTATTTTTCCATTAATGCCGATAAGTCAGCCGGGTCAGGGATGACATGCTTGGCATGATTCTCAGGATTCCAAATTTCTATTCGTGAACCGTTACCAGCAACAACTACCTCTTTTTCCAAGCTGGCATAAGCCTGAAATGTCTTTGGTATCAAGAGCCTTCCAGCACTGTCAAGCTCTACATCGACTACTGTATTGAAAAATGCACGCTGAAGCGCTCGCTGTTCCGGATTATTGATGTTTAAGGACTTGATCTGATTCTCAAGCTTCCGGTATTCCACCATAGGATACAGCGCCAAGCAATGATCCTCGGCCATCCGAAGCATCAATCCAGTCCCATTCGCATCTGGAATCGCTGCCTTAATTTTTGCCGGCAGCGCCAGACGTCCCTTGGGATCTAGCTTACAATCGTAATGGCTGTTGAACATCGCTTAATTTTTCCTTGAGTATGTGGTAAAGACAAAAGTAATAAAATGATATACACATTCTACCACTTCCCCCCACTTTTTCCCACTTTCTCTTAAAAGTAGCCAAAAGATTCAAGCAAGCCAATATTTAATCAATTATTTCAAGGATTTTTTTGGGGATATTTCTATGATTAACAGCTCTTTATAAAATTCAAAAAACCTCCAATTCTGACATTTTGAAGTGTTTTTCTACTAAAAAAATGCAATTTTATTGAATCCTATTTAGAATTGGAGAAAGAAAGTGGGAAGATTTCCCAAATTTTTTTTCAGCTTTCTCAAAAATGTGGGATAATATCCCATGAAGTTTTCTCAAGCCCAAAATTCAACTAGTCAATGTAGAATATTCAAAATTATTGACCAATAGTCAATGACGTTTCTCTTTACTAGGTAAAACAAAAAAAAGACCTGCCCACCAAGCAAGTCTTTTTTGAAGCATCAACACACAATTACCTTTTCAGGTATTTACCGTATTAAGAACGAAGCTTATACTAGTTATCGTCTGATTTATTAAGCTGTTCTTCTAATTTTTTTTGAAATTCTTTGATTTTGTCAGCATTCTCCTTTTGCCAAACTTCCATTTTTCGCTGGTATTCTTCCATTTTAGGCTGCATCTCTTTCTCCCAAGCCTTCATCTTTTCTTCAAATTCCTTCAATTTTGGTTCGTTTGATTTTTGCCATTCTTTCATTTTCGCCTCAAACTCTTTCATCTTTGGCTCATAGGCTTTTTGCCACTCCTTCATTTTGGCTTCAAACTCCTTCATTTTAGGTTCATTGGCTTTTTCCCACTCTTTCATCTTCTGCTCGTATTCCTTCATTCTAGGCTCATTTTCCTTCTCCCAAGCCTTCATCTTCTCCTCGAACTCTTTCATTTTTGGCTCCATGGTTTTTTCCCATTCAGCTGCTTTTTTCTCCATTTCTGCAGCTCGCTCTTCCATCTCTTTTTTCCACTTCTCCTTCTCTGCTTTGGTCATTCCAATGGTATCTTTTTGCATAATTTCCCAATCATCTCCAAAGTCCCAGAAACTTTCCATTCCTTCAAATTCCATCGGAGGCATAGGAGCCATCTTAAATTCCATTGGAGGCACAGGTGCCATTTCAAATTCAAAATCTGGTGCTGGAGCCATTTCAAAGTCCATTTCAGGCGCCATCGCCATCTCAAAGTCCATCACCGGAGCCATAGCGCCTTCTGGAAATTCAGGTACAGGAGTTAGCTCTAATTCAGGCATATCTTCAAGCTTGATCGTCTTTCCATTTTTCTGGATTACATAAACTCCTTTTTCATGGTTTTTATGGATGACTGTATCTTTACCATAAATAATGGTATCGCTTTTAATTTGGATATGGAATTCTTCCGCATCCTTAAGATCAATCACCTCATTTTCAGCATTTACCATCACCGGCACACCATCTGTAATAATGATTTTTTCAGTTTTAGAATTAACTGTATCTGAAATTGCCTTGACTACTTTAGGGGAGACCACAGATGCCACTTGAACTTGCTCCAAAGGCTCTACTTTCTCTGCCTTCGCAGGCACATCTTGCTGCGCACTTGCCATTAGGCCCGCACTTAATAATAGGGTGAATAACATAGGGATAGAAATTATAGGGTTCTGAGGATAGGTTTGGGCTGGATACCCCATGATCCTCTTAATTCTTTGTAATGTTGGATTTCTTTTTTTGCTGGCAGCTAAGGCCAATTCTGGAGGATTTTGCTTTGCAAAATTCAACACTTCTGTCAAACCATAAGCCAGTTCTTTGGCAGAAACACCAGTAGAAACAGCCAGGTCATCGGAAGCATTTTCTCTTAATTCTTTTACTGTTTGACTGATCCACCAGAAACAAGGATGGTAGAAAAACACCACTTCCAATGAGGACTGAAATAGATTAGCCAAATAGTCATTTCTCTTGATATGAGCCAGTTCATGGGCTAATATTGCCTCCAACTGTGAGGAAGAAAGCTGGAATAATAAGCCAGCAGGTATTAAAATCACAGGCTTCAAAAAGCCAAATGTGATGGGAGATTGACCTAAATCAGTAATCCTTAACTGAACATGCTTACTAACTCCAATTTTGTCACCAATATTTTTTACCAATTGGTCTATACTCGAGTCTTCGTTGGCCCAAGAAGACTTCCTTAAAATTCGAATTTCTGAAAGACTTGTGACCAATCTAAACATGAAGAGCATGGCCCCTAGGAACCAAACGTTCACCAATACGGGCAATTGGATTTCAATCCAATGGATTACTCTTGGTATCAATGCCTCTGTACCCATACTTGCTTCGCTCGTCTGAGTCAATATCATCGCATCCAAAGCCACCTTATCGAATAGTGAAGCTGGAGCATTTACATCCAATTGATACATAAAGGTGACAAGGGCAACAAGAAACGTCAATCCTAAACTTGACATCGCTAATGTGTACTTAAATGCAGGACTCCTTTTGGAGAAGATCTTTAACAACAGCCAAAGTGCTCCACCAATAAGGATCAGTTGCCAAATAGAGTGAACCAAGGTCCAGCCTAAGGCAAAAAGGAAATTATCCGGGATCAAATCATTTAAAATTGTCATCAGGAATCTCGTTCTAATTGGTCTAAAAATTCTCTTATTTCATTCAATTCCTCTTTGGAAGGATTTTCTTGCCCAAGCGCCTGCATCACTAATTTTTTTGCAGATCCACCAAATGCTGTAGTCATCAAATTCTTCAATAAAGACTTTTGTGTCTCTCCTTGGTTGGTAGCAGGCATGTAGATATGCGTTCTACTTTTTTCGTTTCTACTTACCATACCTTTGGCATGCATGATCTGCATGATTTTCAGCGTAGTGGTATACCCGGTTTCTTTGGATTTAGAAATCTCTTCGTGAATCTGTCTCACACTGGCTTCCTTCTTTTCCCAAAGCAGGGATAAAATCTCTAATTCAGCTTCTGTAGGTTTGCTCATGGCTTTGTTATACGACATCTTTCGTACAAAGTTATACGAAGACAATCGTAATATCAAAATATCTACGAAAATAATCGTATTAAAAAGTGTTAAATATCAGTTATTCAGAGCTTTTACCCTCAAAATAAACTAGAACATAAGAGGGATATTGTTTCTAGATTCCAACAAGGAACTTTCTTGCTTAGACATTAGTTGTATAAACATTGAATTTTTAAACAAAACCAACTAATACCATGAGTACGAATCAAGCATTATTACGACCAATCACGGTCGGAAATAAGAAATTATCCAATAGAGTCTGGATGGCACCTATGACTAGGTCTAGAGCAGCAAATCCGGAAAACAAACCATTCGAAATTCACACTAAATATTATGAGCAAAGAGCCTCATCTGGCCTAATTATTACTGAAGGGTCTCAGATATCCAAAAGAGCCGTGGGATACATCAATACGCCAGGGATCTATTCTCAAGAACAAATTGAGGGTTGGAAGGAAGTAACTAAAGCAGTACATGAGGAAAATGGACATATTTTCATTCAGCTATGGCATGTAGGAAGAATTTCACATCCTGACTTCCATAATGGAGAATTGCCATTGGCACCTTCAGCAATCAATCCAAATGAAAAATCCTACACTCCAGAAGGATTTAAGGAAACTGTCACTCCGAAGGCGATGAGCATTGAAGAAATCAAACAGACCATCGAGGATTTCAAAAATGGAGCTAAAAATGCAATGGAAGCGGGTTTTGACGGAGTAGAAATCCACTCTTCCAATGGATATTTATTGCACCAGTTTTTCAGCGCAACAAGTAATGTAAGAACTGACGAATATGGTGGAAGCATTGAAAATAGAGCGAAAATTCTTTTTGAAGTGATTGATGCAATCAAAGAAGTGATGCCCGAGAATAAGATCGGCGTAAGATTGAATCCATCGCTGAATGGTGTTTTTGGAATGAAGGCTGACAAAGAAACCATCCCGACTTTCGATTACATCATCAATAAATTGAATGAATACGATTTGGCATACCTGCACTTATCAGAACCATTCACTGACGTTTCGGACATTCCATATTTGGAGCCAAACATCGCAAAAAGATATAGACCTATTTATAAAGGCACTTTGGTGATCAACAATCAATTTGATCAAGAAAAAGGTAACAAGATCATCGAAGAAGGACTGGCTGATGCTGTGGCATTTGGAAAATTGTTTATCTCCAACCCAGATTTACCAATCCGATTTGAAAGCGATGCAGCACTGGCAGAATGGGATCAGGATACTTTCTATACCCCTGGAGAAAAAGGTTACACAGACTATCCACTCCTCGAGGAATCTAAAGTTGGATAATCACCAATTGGGCCGGATATTCCGGCCTTTTTTTTACATTTAAAAATGTGTTTAGTAGCTATTTCCTGGAATATCCATCCTGGGTATCCACTGATAATTCGAGCAAATCGAGATGAGTTTTTCAATCGGCCCACCGCTAAAGTTCATTTGTGGGAATCTGGATTTTATGGAGGAAAAGATTTGAAGAGCGGGGGAACCTGGATGGGTTTTCACCCAAATGGAAGATGGGCTTTACTCACAAATTATAGAGATTTTAATAGTCCTAGGAAAGCCCAAATTAGCAGGGGGAAATTGGTGCAGGATTTTTTGGAGAGTACAGTATCTCCGAAGGATTATTTGGCTTCCGTGGAAGTTAATCAAGATCAATATGATGGATTCAACTTGCTCGTATCAGACGGAGAAAAACTCTTTTATTTCAGCAATTTTGGAAAAGGAATCTTGGAGTTAGCACCGGGAATTCATGGGCTAAGCAATGGCTTATTGAATGATCCCTGGCCAAAAGTTGAATTGGCTAAATCCGAATTAAAACAAGCTACTTCGGAACATTTCACGGTTGACTCCTTGTTAGAAACACTCAAATCCAAAAAGACCTATTCCATAGACCAACTTCCGGACACGGGAGTCCCTGAAGAAATGGAGATTGGACTTTCTGCTCAATTTATCCGATTGGGAGACAATTACGGAACTGTATCTTCTACTGCTTTGATTTTGGATAAAAGTGGAAAAGTATGGATGAAAGAGCGGAGTTTTCAACCTGATTACAGTAAATTCACCGATGAAACCTATTCGTTTCATCGCTCAAACCTAGAAATTGATGACCCAGAAAATATATGATGTCTTGATCGTAGGCGGAGGCCCTATTGGTCTTGCTTGTGGTGTTGAAGCTCAAAAAGCAGATCTAGACTATGTGATTCTTGAAAAAGGAGCTTTAACAAATTCCATTTTCAACTACCCCATCAACATGACTTTTTTCTCCACTTCAGAAAGACTGGAGATGGCAGATATTCCTTTTATGTCCATTGGGAATAAGCCTACGAGAACGGAAGCTTTGGAATATTACAGAAGAGTTTTCCTTCATTTTAACCTAAACGTCAAACTTTACGAAGGGGTAGAAACCTTGACAAAAAATGGTGAGAATTTCGAGGTTAAGACCTCCAAAGGAACTTATCAAACCAAAAAGATTATCCTAGCAACTGGCTTTTACGATTTACCAAATCTCATGAATGTTCCCGGTGAAGATTTGCCAAAAGTTCAACACTATTACAAAGAACCTTGGCCATATATCGGCCAAAAAGTACTGGTTGTGGGGGGAGCAAATTCTGCTGTCGATGCAGCTTTGGAAACTTGGAGAAAAGGAGCCGAAGTCAGTATTGTCCTTTTGGAAGATGAAGTAGACCAAAATGTAAAATATTGGGTTAGGCCCGACATCATGAACCGCATCAAAGAAGGTTCGATCACAGCCTATACAAAATCCAGAATCAAAGAAATCCGAGCGCATGAAGTTGTGATATCAACTCCAGAGGGTGAAGTGACCATTGAAAATGATTTTGTGTTAGCGATGACAGGATACAAACCAAACTTTGCCTTACTCGATCAACTGGGAGTAGAAATGAGCCAAGATGAAAAAAGACAACCCTGCTACGATGAATTAAATCAAGAATCTAACGTGCCGGGAGTTTATTTGGCAGGAGTGGTTTGTGGTGGACTGAATACAAGGGAATTCTTTATTGAAAACAGCATCATCCATGCAGAGACGATTATGAGTGATATTAAGGAGAAGTTGAGTTAATGCTGAATTAATTTGCCTGTAACTCTCCCCAGTAAACAGTAAATTCCTCCGCCTCTACATTGGGATCTGGTTTTTTCATCCAGACTATTTTGCCCTTTTCAACCATAAACCCGTTTTGGTGCATCTTAGGCAGATTAACAGGAATCATTTCTCCATTTGGCTTCCTTAGAATAGTTCGCATTTTAGCTTCTTCACTAAGCCTCTTTTTGGTTTCATCCGGTGCATCACCCGCCACAACCAAAGCAATAGCTTCTTTATCTTTTGGGCTTGGTGAATAGGTGATTAATAAATCTTCTCCGTATTGAGTTAAGTTAATAATGGAAGAAGGATAAGCTCGTTTTTCAAAACTATTAATTTTACCTAATTCAATCGCCCCTTCTTCAAAGCCGGGATGAGTTTCAAACCCCTCAAGTTCCAAGTCTATTGTTTCCACCAATTCGGGAGTTTCTTCGCCCCAATTGTAGATATATAAAGTGGGTTCACCCTTAAACATCAGGTAGAGCAAATTACTCTTCTGATCAAAATGAAAAATTGGCCTGAAGTCTCTAAAGTAAAAAACATTTCCATTCAGAAACTGAGAGCTTTCCGGGAATGGGATCAACTTTTTGGTTTCATTAGTTTGAATATCCGTCATCAAGATATTCTTTCTTTCCTTTAAAAATTCCGCATCATACTTCCCATCAAAATCTTCTATAATATCTAGAGAGTAAAGCAAGTATTCTTTCCCATTTTTCTCTATCAGCTGTTCATTATCAAATAAAGAAATCGCAGAACCCAAGCCAACCTGATCTTGAAAAATCCTAAAATCCTGAACAACTTCACCTTCTATCTTAAGAACTTTCACTCCATACATAATATCAACAATCACAAGATTCCCATTCTTGTCCAATAAGAAATTTGAAGAAGCCATGCTAAACCTGCCGGGAACATCACCCTCTTTATTCCATTGATTCTCTAGCTCCCCTTCTTTATTAAAAATATAAACCTGCGAGGAAGCCATATCTCTAAAAACATACTGACCTCCTTGCTCCCCTTGATATAAAAAAACTCTTGCCAGGATATCTTTTACCGTTAAAGAGTCAGTTTTTTGAAATTCGTAGCTTAACTCTTGGGAGTTTTCTGCTTCTGAAGATTTTGGGGTTTCACATGCAAAAAGCACAAATAGTAAGGCGTAAAAAGTTGAATAGTTTCTCATAAAGTCAATTTAAGCTTCCATAATACTAAATTTAGTTTAGTTAATAAACTATTGCCTAGTAGATTACTTATTCCTCTCGCTTACTCATTCTAATCTCTTATCTTTGTCCCTGATTATGAAAAAGAAGCCTCCATTTTCTGTTGTCTATGAAGACAACCACCTTTTGATAGTAAATAAAACTGCCGGAGTTTTAGTCCAAGGAGATAAAACCGGAGACAAAACTCTCACGGATTATTGCAAAGATTACATTGCAAAAAAATACGATAAACCGGGAGCTGTTTTCCTCCATCCTGTTCATCGTTTAGACAGACCTGTCAGTGGGTTAGTTGCTTTTGCCAGAACGTCAAAAGGCCTGGAGCGTATGATGGAGCTTTTTAGAAAGCGTGATATCCATAAAGTTTACTGGGCGGTTGTGAAGCGCAAGCCCAAAGAAAAATCAGGTAAACTGACTCACTGGTTAGTAAAAGATGAGCAAAGAAACGTTGTGACTGCTCATGATCATGAGGTACCAGGATCTCAAAAAGCGGAGCTGAACTACAAAACCTTAGGCTTTATGAACGATCATTGGCTTTTGGAAGTAAGACCCATTTCTGGTCGCCCACACCAAATCAGAGTTCAACTGTCTTCCATGGGTTGCCCTATTCGAGGTGACTTGAAATATGGTTTCGCTAAACCTAACCCTGATGCAAGCATCAACTTACATGCCTTCCATCTCGTGTTTGTACACCCTGTGAAAAAAGAAAAAATGTATCTCAGAGCGGCCTTACCTGAAGAAGAGTTTTGGGAGCAGTTTTTACAATATGAGTCTGTCAAAGCAAAAGATCAACATCTCGACAATACCTTTTCCGGATAATTAAATCTAACCTTCTTATGAAAAACCTAATTTTAATTCTAGTTGGTGTATTATTCCTGGCCTCTTGCTCTACTGCGCCAAAAGAAAAGACTATTTACATTGTAAGACATGGGGAAAAAGTATTGACTGGAGATGATCCTATGTTATCAGAAGTTGGTCAACTTAGGTCACAGAAATTGGCACAAATCCTATCAGACAAGGGAATCGAGCATGTTTTCAGCACGAATTACCGAAGAACAAGAGATACCGCCTTACCTACTTCTATGCAAGCTGGTGTGGAAACTCAAATCTATGACCCAAGAAATCATGATGAATTAGTGGAACAACTGAATTCATTAGATGGAAATATTTTAGTAGTGGGCCATAGCAATACTGTAGGTCAAATTGCTAATTACTTTGTTGGAGAAGGTGAAAAATATGGTGATCTATCTGATGATGAGTACAACTTCATCTATATCGTAGACATAAATAAAGATGGCTCTAAAGTGACAAGAAAAACTTTTAGAGATTATTAAACCAAGACCAACTCAATCCCTTTTTCTT
Above is a window of Algoriphagus machipongonensis DNA encoding:
- a CDS encoding YpdA family putative bacillithiol disulfide reductase; the protein is MTQKIYDVLIVGGGPIGLACGVEAQKADLDYVILEKGALTNSIFNYPINMTFFSTSERLEMADIPFMSIGNKPTRTEALEYYRRVFLHFNLNVKLYEGVETLTKNGENFEVKTSKGTYQTKKIILATGFYDLPNLMNVPGEDLPKVQHYYKEPWPYIGQKVLVVGGANSAVDAALETWRKGAEVSIVLLEDEVDQNVKYWVRPDIMNRIKEGSITAYTKSRIKEIRAHEVVISTPEGEVTIENDFVLAMTGYKPNFALLDQLGVEMSQDEKRQPCYDELNQESNVPGVYLAGVVCGGLNTREFFIENSIIHAETIMSDIKEKLS
- a CDS encoding RluA family pseudouridine synthase gives rise to the protein MKKKPPFSVVYEDNHLLIVNKTAGVLVQGDKTGDKTLTDYCKDYIAKKYDKPGAVFLHPVHRLDRPVSGLVAFARTSKGLERMMELFRKRDIHKVYWAVVKRKPKEKSGKLTHWLVKDEQRNVVTAHDHEVPGSQKAELNYKTLGFMNDHWLLEVRPISGRPHQIRVQLSSMGCPIRGDLKYGFAKPNPDASINLHAFHLVFVHPVKKEKMYLRAALPEEEFWEQFLQYESVKAKDQHLDNTFSG
- a CDS encoding SixA phosphatase family protein; translation: MKNLILILVGVLFLASCSTAPKEKTIYIVRHGEKVLTGDDPMLSEVGQLRSQKLAQILSDKGIEHVFSTNYRRTRDTALPTSMQAGVETQIYDPRNHDELVEQLNSLDGNILVVGHSNTVGQIANYFVGEGEKYGDLSDDEYNFIYIVDINKDGSKVTRKTFRDY